The following coding sequences are from one Scomber scombrus chromosome 20, fScoSco1.1, whole genome shotgun sequence window:
- the rps20 gene encoding 40S ribosomal protein S20, with product MALKDTGKAPVETEVAIHRIRITLTSRNVKSLEKVCADLIRGAKEKNLKVKGPVRMPTKTLRITTRKTPCGEGSKTWDRFQMRIHKRLIDLHSPSEIVKQITSISIEPGVEVEVTIADA from the exons ATG GCTTTAAAGGACACTGGCAAGGCACCCGTCGAGACTGAGGTCGCCATCCACCGCATCCGCATCACCCTCACCAGCCGCAACGTCAAGTCTCTGGAGAAGG TCTGCGCAGATCTGATCCGTGGGGCTAAGGAGAAGAACCTGAAGGTGAAGGGACCAGTCCGCATGCCTACCAAG ACTCTGCGCATCACCACCAGAAAGACCCCCTGTGGTGAAGGTTCCAAAACCTGGGATCGTTTCCAGATGAGGATCCACAAGCGCCTGATCGATCTGCACAGCCCATCTGAAATCGTCAAGCAGATCACCTCCATCAGCATCGAACCCGGTGTAGAGGTTGAAGTTACCATCGCAGACGCATAA
- the zgc:56231 gene encoding kinesin-like protein KIF20A, translated as MSTVTDLTQEENLQPVDMDLTCIDPVSTSPKQSEMSSGAEQQTMRVYLRVRPFSKEELSDNEDQDCVVIENNQMVSLHAPKGSATMKSSEKGIGMSLHKFSFSQIFGPETTQAELFEATVKSQMSDFLEGKTALIFSYGVTNAGKTFTIQGTPKEQGILPRVLDATFQFTRGRQYEAMDLKPYLRNDAQYLDPDQVKQERSAKAAIFASFKEDCDSPRATGGSESLSCSTSHVSSSSLSYDQTVLVNEPTDTGSSQFALWVGFFEIYNECVYDLLHQPSLCSKFKKRASLRVCDDGAGNAYVKDLRWINIQNMGEACKLLQFGNKNRSAAATKMNQSSSRSHSIFTMKLLKIDGSTVKRISEFSLCDLAGSERCNKTKTFGERLKEAGNINNSLLILGKCITGLRNNKTDRMKSSYIPFRESKLTKLFQAVFCGKGKASMIVNINQCASTYDETLHVMKFSAIAKQVVQVIPDKPLDSLAPCLVGRDGKPLVRNGMIDSQALESYLSEEELLDDEDEADMSLLPHDEILNVTESLRARLLAERRRNLVQEMEIRKEMGDAMLQQLMESEELRSRQIEELKESYQEKLENTFEMYKDAIKEHAYQCAMNNLEDDYVPLDEFIAEQEKVEALRRKLSEFEMLSPDTRGASAVPTVDHSSQTKPSEESEVAGDDRYKRLYREKCAIERMCVDKQQLIVSLEKRLMDLSETLQNIRDGFLEKSADLEALQRKTDDQTKSMDEILQENIDKDREITSLKAELLKLSQMSPVVPKIKRGLLANIREAVTSPRKGATGRSLRKTVRTPHQ; from the exons ATGAGTACCGTTACTGATTTAACCCAAGAAGAAAATTTGCAGCCTGTTGACATGGACTTGACTTGTATTGATCCTGTCAGCACTTCACCCAAGCAG AGTGAAATGTCAAGCGGTGCTGAGCAGCAGACCATGAGAGTTTACCTCAGAGTCAGACCCTTCTCTAAAGAGGAATTGTCTGACAATGAGGATCAG GATTGTGTGGTGATTGAAAACAACCAGATGGTGTCGCTTCATGCTCCAAAAGGTTCTGCCACCATGAAGAGCAGTGAGAAGGGCATTGGCATGTCCCTCCACAAATTCTCCTTCTCGCAG ATTTTTGGACCAGAGACGACACAGGCTGAGCTGTTTGAGGCCACCGTCAAAAGCCAAATGTCTGATTTCTTGGAAGGAAAGACCGCACTGATATTCAGCTACGGTGTAACCAACGCTGGGAAAACCTTCACAATCCAAG GAACTCCAAAAGAGCAGGGGATACTACCTCGAGTGTTGGACGCCACCTTTCAGTTCACCAGAGGCCGTCAGTATGAGGCGATGGATCTGAAACCCTACCTCAGGAATGATGCGCAGTATCTGGATCCTGACCAAGTCAAGCAGGAGAGAAGCGCCAAGGCTGCCATTTTTGCTTCATTCAAAGAG GATTGTGATTCTCCCAGAGCCACTGGTGGTTCAGAGTCCTTGTCCTGTTCTACAAGTCATGTCTCATCCTCATCCTTGTCCTACGATCAAACAG TATTGGTTAACGAGCCAACAGACACAGGCAGCAGCCAGTTTGCCTTATGGGTGGGATTCTTTGAAATCTACAACGAGTGTGTGTATGACCTGCTTCATCAACCCTCCCTGTGCTCCAAGTTCAAGAAACGTGCTTCCCTTCGAGTATGTGACGACGGTGCCGGAAACGCTTATGTGAAAG ATCTCAGGTGGATCAACATCCAGAACATGGGCGAAGCCTGCAAATTGCTACAGTTcggaaacaaaaacaggagcGCTGCAGCCACTAAGATGAACCAGTCCTCCAGCAGAAG TCACAGCATATTTACCATGAAGCTGCTGAAGATTGATGGCAGCACAGTTAAAAGGATCTCAGA GTTTTCTCTGTGCGACCTGGCCGGCTCCGAAAGatgcaacaaaacaaagacatttggAGAGAGGCTGAAAGAAGCTGGAAACATCAACAACTCGCTGCTCATTCTGGGGAAGTGCATCACTGGCCTTCGAAACAATAAGACTGACAG AATGAAGAGTAGCTACATTCCCTTTAGAGAGAGCAAGCTCACCAAACTCTTCCAGGCTGTTTTCTGTGGCAAAGGAAAAGCTTCAATGATAGTCAACATTAACCAGTGTGCCTCCACTTATGACGAGACTCTTCATGTCATGAAATTCTCGGCTATTGCTAAACAG GTGGTGCAGGTGATCCCAGACAAGCCTCTGGACTCTCTAGCTCCCTGTCTGGTCGGCCGCGACGGCAAACCTCTTGTGAGGAATGGGATGATTGACAGCCAGGCACTGGAGAGCTACCTGTCTGAAGAGGAGCTGCTCGACGATGAAGACGAGGCCGATATGTCTTTGCTGCCACACGAT GAGATCTTGAATGTGACTGAAAGCCTTCGAGCGAGACTACTagctgagagaagaagaaacctGGTGCAGGAAATGGAGATTCGTAAAGAAATGGGAGATGCCATGTTGCAGCAGCTCATGGAGAGCGAAGAACTCCGCAG tcGACAGATTGAAGAGCTGAAGGAGAGCTACCAAGAGAAGCTCGAGAACACCTTTGAGATGTACAAGGATGCTATCAAAGAGCACGCCTACCAGTGTGCTATGAACAATCTGGAAGATGACTACGTGCCTCTCGATGAGTTCATTGCGGAACAGGAGAAAGTGGAG GCCCTCAGACGGAAGCTGTCAGAGTTTGAGATGTTATCACCTGATACCAGAGGAGCATCTGCAGTTCCAACAGTGGACCATTCAAGCCAGACCAAACCATCTGAAGAGTCAGAAGTAGCAG GCGATGATCGATACAAACgtctttacagagaaaaatgtgCCATAGAGAGGATGTGTGTGGACAAACAACAG TTGATTGTGTCTCTAGAGAAAAGGCTGATGGATCTCAGTGAAACACTTCAGAATATCAGAGATGGCTTCCTGGAGAAATCTGCTGATCTTGAGGCTCTGCAGAGGAAGACTGACGATCAG acaAAATCTATGGATGAAATTCTACAGGAGAATATCGACAAGGACAGGGAGATCACCTCACTGAAGGCAGAGCTCCTCAAGCTCTCCCAGATGTCGCCTGTGGTGCCCAAGATCAAGCGAGGCCTGCTCGCCAACATCAGGGAGGCGGTCACTTCTCCACGGAAGGGTGCCACCGGCCGGTCACTGAGGAAAACCGTACGGACTCCACACcagtga
- the rgs9bp gene encoding regulator of G-protein signaling 9-binding protein — translation MPLVNNKVGDDCTVGTEKASDDGKALVDSLIKVVACYRHLASCIGGCTDSLQLRDELRQTREKAQKLAMAICNHLTSNLRNKSLPEEQRKEMELLWVAFSSSLELLHADMCKVFKIADIFCLADSTSLVQTGIQGGGTEVAARALSMPDLKEDQTPSLPEGLESQERSTMEQEISQIDQMIDDMEKKVNVLRWMVEPLGPLFADPVSTTDSASLAIISVDEEQPGNQPLCQRSIIFVLLSIFAVVIVAVTLSVCVVFLS, via the exons ATGCCACTTGTAAATAACAAAGTGGGCGATGATTGCACAGTCGGCACAGAAAAGGCTTCGGATGATGGAAAAGCTCTGGTGGATTCTTTGATAAAG GTGGTGGCATGTTACCGGCATCTGGCCTCATGCATTGGCGGGTGCACAGACAGCTTGCAGCTGCGAGATGAGCTACGACAAACACGAGAAAAGGCCCAAAAGTTGGCCATGGCCATCTGTAATCACCTGACCTCAAACCTGCGGAACAAGAGCCTCCCTGAGGAGCAGCGTAAGGAGATGGAGCTCCTCTGGGTGGCCTTCTCCTCCAGCCTGGAGCTCCTCCATGCTGACATGTGCAAAGTTTTCAAGATCGCTGACATCTTCTGTCTGGCTGACTCGACTTCTTTAGTGCAAACTGGCATACAAG GAGGAGGCACTGAAGTAGCAGCTCGGGCACTCAGTATGCCAGACCTGAAGGAAGATCAGACTCCATCCCTCCCTGAAGGCCTAGAGAGCCAGGAACGCAGCACCATGGAGCAGGAGATCAGCCAAATTGACCAGATGATCGACGATATGGAGAAGAAAGTCAACGTATTGCGCTGGATGGTGGAGCCTCTTGGGCCGCTGTTCGCCGACCCAGTTAGCACCACTGACAGCGCCTCCCTGGCTATTATCTCAGTTGACGAGGAGCAGCCGGGAAACCAGCCTCTATGCCAGCGCAGTATCATCTTTGTGCTCTTATCGATATTTGCTGTTGTAATAGTAGCAGtcactttgtctgtctgtgttgtctTTTTATCATGA